From a region of the Pseudanabaena sp. ABRG5-3 genome:
- a CDS encoding N-acetylmuramoyl-L-alanine amidase, which yields MGKIFISAGHSVFEGSFRDLSEGVGGTIEMAELVATRDLLIAELRSRGIAIAVPSDDLTLEETIAWINSRATSQDVALSLNLDTVTSPELRGATTYYIANNTIRKRQAEIITNALTKRVPEITNRGAKADTIASIGSLSFCRQLVIPSILLELVFANTSQDRLLMQTRRRDYAIGIADGVQAWINETATTIPVFTPANRIPVTKPVTYPEININLNGQSYEEKGILVVGNVLVPADLVDRLGFDLSQIPLTCRLRYQSIVYVQAIALRELNTSVSWDSTTRTLYLKTIFKVFTGQIDQIMGVGNASEVQLLMFLKNNNETALTNYGDLPHIYREEAEIEGVNHDIAFCQMCIETGFLRFGRGIEPEQNNFASLGAAPSASATAKVSGASFADQRTGVRAHIQHLKAYASNAPLFQPVVAPRFHLVARGVAPILSQLTGRWAIDPLYDRKILALIRRLYESAGIF from the coding sequence ATGGGCAAAATATTTATTTCCGCAGGTCATAGCGTTTTTGAAGGTTCGTTCCGCGATCTCAGTGAAGGAGTCGGTGGAACAATCGAAATGGCTGAATTGGTAGCTACTAGAGATTTATTAATTGCTGAATTGCGATCGCGGGGGATTGCGATCGCTGTCCCTAGTGATGACCTGACCTTAGAAGAGACGATCGCATGGATTAATTCAAGGGCAACTAGTCAAGATGTGGCTCTATCACTCAATCTCGATACGGTCACTTCACCAGAATTACGAGGAGCAACCACCTATTACATCGCCAATAATACGATTCGCAAACGTCAAGCGGAAATTATTACCAATGCCTTGACCAAGCGGGTTCCTGAAATTACTAATCGGGGAGCGAAAGCGGATACGATCGCAAGTATTGGCAGTTTGAGCTTTTGTCGCCAACTAGTCATTCCTTCAATTTTGTTGGAATTAGTTTTTGCAAATACTTCACAGGATCGCCTACTGATGCAAACAAGGCGGCGTGACTATGCGATCGGTATTGCCGATGGGGTACAAGCATGGATTAATGAAACAGCAACTACGATTCCTGTATTCACTCCTGCGAACCGTATTCCTGTCACTAAACCTGTTACCTATCCAGAAATTAATATCAATCTCAATGGGCAGAGTTATGAAGAAAAGGGGATTTTAGTTGTAGGGAATGTCTTAGTCCCAGCCGATTTAGTTGATCGCCTTGGTTTCGATCTGAGTCAGATTCCTTTAACCTGTCGTTTGCGCTATCAAAGTATTGTCTATGTGCAGGCGATCGCTCTCCGTGAACTGAATACTTCTGTATCTTGGGATAGCACCACCCGCACCCTCTATCTAAAAACGATTTTTAAAGTATTCACTGGGCAAATTGATCAGATTATGGGAGTGGGTAATGCCTCGGAAGTGCAATTATTGATGTTCCTCAAAAATAATAATGAGACTGCTCTCACAAACTATGGCGATTTACCACATATATATCGTGAAGAAGCAGAAATTGAAGGCGTAAATCACGATATTGCCTTCTGTCAAATGTGCATCGAGACAGGATTTCTCCGATTTGGCAGAGGTATTGAACCTGAACAAAATAACTTTGCCAGTCTTGGGGCTGCACCTTCGGCGAGTGCAACAGCCAAAGTATCAGGAGCAAGTTTTGCCGATCAGCGCACAGGTGTGAGAGCGCATATCCAACATCTCAAAGCCTATGCGAGTAATGCTCCGTTATTTCAACCTGTCGTTGCACCGAGATTCCATTTAGTTGCCCGAGGCGTTGCCCCGATCTTAAGTCAACTCACAGGACGCTGGGCGATCGATCCTCTCTACGATCGCAAAATCCTAGCCCTCATCCGCCGCCTCTACGAATCCGCAGGCATTTTTTGA
- a CDS encoding succinate dehydrogenase/fumarate reductase iron-sulfur subunit, producing the protein MNIIVKLRRQTSRTSESTYQTFEIEADPDRTTVLDVLIRIQSEQDGSVGFRRNCRNAICGSCAMRINGRSGLACQKHISEVMGEHDTELVIEPMQNLPVIKDLIVDMTKFWDNLHKVDPYVSTASRQISKTEYLQTPAQRAKLQAAANCILCGSCYSECNSAAVSDRFVGPHALAKAYRVMADNRDDHTVERVEKYNESGFVWDCTRCYNCNEVCPVEVQPLDRISQIKHEILSNRDLPESMPQRHRHTLLDLVKEDGWIDESKFAVRLVSDDFKDLKALLSIFPIGIRMVLSGKIPYPWQFKKSEGAAETKALIEAIASAKNQKMPADS; encoded by the coding sequence ATGAATATTATTGTCAAGCTTCGTCGCCAAACATCACGTACTAGCGAATCTACCTATCAAACCTTTGAAATTGAAGCCGATCCCGATCGCACTACAGTATTAGATGTATTGATTAGGATTCAGAGTGAACAGGATGGCTCCGTTGGGTTTCGGCGCAACTGTCGCAATGCAATCTGTGGTTCCTGTGCGATGCGAATTAATGGGCGATCGGGCTTAGCTTGTCAGAAGCATATTAGTGAAGTGATGGGAGAGCATGATACAGAATTGGTAATCGAACCAATGCAAAATCTGCCTGTGATTAAGGACTTAATCGTGGACATGACCAAATTTTGGGATAACCTCCACAAAGTCGATCCCTATGTCTCCACCGCCTCACGCCAAATTAGCAAAACTGAATATCTGCAAACCCCTGCTCAACGAGCCAAACTCCAAGCCGCCGCTAACTGCATTCTCTGCGGTTCCTGCTATTCCGAATGTAACTCCGCAGCAGTCAGCGATCGCTTTGTTGGCCCCCATGCCTTAGCCAAAGCATATCGAGTTATGGCAGATAATCGTGACGATCACACGGTCGAACGGGTTGAGAAATATAATGAGTCGGGCTTTGTTTGGGACTGCACACGCTGCTATAACTGCAATGAAGTTTGTCCAGTGGAAGTGCAACCCCTAGATCGGATTTCTCAAATCAAGCATGAGATTCTCTCTAATCGCGATTTACCAGAATCCATGCCCCAGCGACATCGCCACACTCTACTCGATTTAGTCAAAGAAGACGGCTGGATCGATGAAAGTAAATTTGCAGTGCGGCTGGTCAGCGATGATTTCAAAGATTTAAAAGCATTGCTAAGTATTTTTCCCATTGGTATTCGGATGGTGCTAAGCGGCAAAATCCCCTATCCTTGGCAATTCAAAAAGTCAGAAGGTGCAGCCGAAACTAAAGCTCTAATTGAGGCGATCGCTTCAGCAAAAAATCAAAAAATGCCTGCGGATTCGTAG
- the trpE gene encoding anthranilate synthase component I: MIFPEYSDFIKLAEQGNFVPVYMELVADLDTPVSAWYRVCQGQPYSFLLESVEGGERIGRYSLLGCDPLWVLEARGDRTTQTFRDGKVKEFIGNPFQHLSECLAPIQPVHLPQLPPSLGGLFGYWGYELINWIEPKVPVFPCQEGDTPDGVWMQVDSLLVFDQVKRKIWAIAYADLSNGNDPEAAYKSASDRLTILVDKLRSPLDRQKTAIKWTNPRLQPPVNFTSNVTREKFCKGVELGKEHIKAGDIFQVVLSQRLTTEFKGEPFSLYRSLRVVNPSPYMAFFNFKDWQLIGSSPEIMVKAEVINGVSKTVLRPIAGTRPRGANSLEDAELAKDLLADPKEVAEHVMLVDLGRNDLGRVCKSGTVKVDELMSIELYSHVMHIVSNVVGEIRPEKNAWDLLQACFPAGTVSGAPKIRAMDIIHNLEGDRRGTYAGAYGYYDFEGQLNTAITIRTMVVKDGKASVQAGAGVVADSDPEKEYQETLNKAKGMLESLRCLG; encoded by the coding sequence ATGATTTTCCCTGAGTATTCTGACTTTATTAAGCTTGCTGAGCAGGGCAACTTTGTACCTGTATATATGGAACTGGTAGCGGATTTGGATACCCCTGTGTCAGCTTGGTATCGCGTTTGTCAAGGTCAACCCTATAGCTTTTTGTTAGAGTCAGTCGAAGGTGGCGAGAGAATTGGGCGCTATAGTTTATTGGGTTGCGATCCCCTATGGGTACTAGAAGCAAGGGGCGATCGCACGACACAGACATTTCGTGATGGCAAGGTCAAAGAATTTATTGGCAATCCCTTTCAGCATTTAAGTGAATGCCTTGCACCGATTCAGCCTGTGCATTTGCCACAGTTACCGCCGAGTCTGGGGGGACTATTTGGCTATTGGGGCTATGAATTAATTAATTGGATTGAGCCAAAAGTACCTGTGTTTCCCTGTCAGGAAGGAGATACACCCGATGGTGTGTGGATGCAGGTAGATAGTTTACTGGTATTCGATCAGGTCAAACGCAAAATCTGGGCGATCGCCTATGCCGACTTGAGTAATGGCAATGATCCTGAAGCTGCCTATAAATCCGCTAGCGATCGCTTGACGATATTAGTGGATAAATTGCGATCGCCTCTAGATCGGCAGAAGACCGCGATCAAATGGACAAATCCTCGTTTACAGCCGCCTGTTAACTTTACGAGCAATGTCACCCGTGAAAAATTCTGTAAGGGTGTTGAACTAGGTAAAGAACATATCAAGGCTGGCGATATCTTCCAAGTTGTGCTCTCGCAAAGGTTGACAACGGAATTTAAAGGAGAACCATTCAGCCTGTATCGCTCCTTGCGCGTAGTCAATCCTTCGCCCTACATGGCATTTTTTAACTTTAAGGATTGGCAGCTCATTGGCTCTAGCCCTGAAATCATGGTCAAGGCAGAAGTAATTAATGGAGTCTCGAAGACTGTGCTTCGTCCAATCGCAGGTACAAGACCTAGAGGTGCAAACTCGTTAGAGGATGCAGAACTTGCCAAGGATTTACTTGCTGATCCCAAGGAAGTTGCGGAACATGTGATGCTCGTAGACCTAGGCAGAAATGATCTGGGTCGCGTTTGCAAAAGTGGCACAGTGAAGGTTGATGAGCTAATGTCCATTGAGCTTTATTCCCACGTCATGCACATCGTCAGCAACGTCGTTGGAGAAATTCGTCCCGAAAAAAATGCTTGGGACTTACTGCAAGCCTGTTTCCCTGCGGGTACGGTTAGCGGTGCGCCGAAGATTCGCGCAATGGACATTATCCATAACTTAGAAGGCGATCGCCGAGGTACTTATGCAGGAGCCTATGGCTATTATGATTTTGAGGGACAGTTAAATACAGCCATTACCATTCGCACGATGGTAGTTAAGGATGGCAAGGCAAGCGTACAGGCTGGTGCTGGCGTAGTTGCTGATTCCGATCCTGAGAAGGAATATCAAGAAACCTTGAACAAGGCGAAGGGAATGTTGGAGTCTTTACGTTGTTTAGGTTAG
- the pdxH gene encoding pyridoxamine 5'-phosphate oxidase, which yields MDIHALREDYKKGELRRKDLHDDPFKQFEKWFQQACNAELLEPNAMTLSTVNADGQPFMRTVLLKYFDEKGLVFFTNYESRKAKQIEHNHKVSILFTWLPLQRQVHITGTAEKVSTTESWQYFSSRPRGSQLGAWTSQQSSIISSRQLLLMQFEQIKQKFMDGEIPLPDFWGGYRVVPNSFEFWQGCTNRLHDRFLYTHKDDQAWDIHRLAP from the coding sequence ATGGATATCCATGCCCTAAGAGAAGATTATAAAAAGGGGGAACTAAGACGCAAAGATCTCCATGATGATCCCTTTAAGCAGTTTGAGAAATGGTTTCAGCAGGCATGTAATGCTGAGTTGTTAGAACCTAATGCCATGACGCTATCAACCGTTAATGCTGATGGTCAACCATTTATGCGGACAGTATTACTGAAATATTTTGACGAGAAGGGATTAGTATTTTTTACTAACTATGAAAGCCGCAAGGCAAAACAGATTGAGCATAATCACAAGGTTTCAATTCTCTTTACTTGGCTACCTCTACAGCGCCAAGTCCATATCACAGGAACCGCCGAAAAGGTAAGCACCACCGAATCTTGGCAATACTTTAGCTCTCGTCCTCGCGGCAGCCAACTAGGAGCATGGACTTCTCAACAAAGCTCTATTATTTCTTCTCGACAGCTTCTACTGATGCAATTTGAACAGATTAAACAGAAATTTATGGATGGGGAAATTCCCTTGCCTGATTTCTGGGGGGGATATCGCGTAGTTCCGAATAGCTTTGAATTTTGGCAAGGATGCACTAATCGCTTACACGATCGCTTTTTATACACTCATAAGGATGATCAAGCTTGGGATATTCACAGGCTAGCTCCTTAA
- a CDS encoding glucokinase, with the protein MTIILAGDIGGTKTLLRLAENSGTEWQTLHEQRFAGANYASFSDVLREFLAQSATHLGDLPTLAAVCFGIAGPVRDRQSQLTNLGWSFDSDRLAEEFNIPKVSLINDFVAVGYGVLGLQPHDLHTLQDGNVVERSPIGVIGAGTGLGEAYLGWNGDRYEVYATEGGHTDFAPRNELEIELLKYLQQRHDRVSVERVVSGMGIVAIYQFLRDRQAAPESSEIAEKVRQWESGDVESGAAAAIANAALANCGINSETNVDHLATQTMQMFVEAYAAEVGNLALKLIPKGGIYIAGGIAPKILPLLQDGTFLRILKGKGRVSPVLEDIPIHIVLNPEVGLIGAMLYGASSI; encoded by the coding sequence ATGACAATAATTTTGGCAGGCGATATCGGCGGCACTAAGACACTTTTACGTCTTGCTGAGAATAGTGGAACAGAATGGCAAACGCTTCATGAACAGCGTTTTGCTGGGGCTAACTATGCAAGTTTCTCTGATGTTTTACGCGAATTTCTTGCTCAGTCTGCAACTCATTTAGGTGATTTGCCAACTTTAGCGGCTGTTTGTTTCGGGATTGCTGGTCCCGTGCGCGATCGCCAATCGCAATTAACTAATTTAGGTTGGTCGTTTGATAGTGATCGCCTTGCTGAGGAATTTAATATTCCCAAAGTCAGCTTGATTAATGATTTTGTGGCGGTTGGTTATGGGGTTTTAGGATTGCAACCCCATGATTTGCATACTTTACAAGATGGGAATGTGGTAGAACGATCGCCAATTGGGGTCATTGGTGCGGGGACAGGATTGGGTGAGGCATATTTAGGATGGAATGGCGATCGCTATGAGGTCTATGCCACAGAGGGTGGACATACTGATTTTGCGCCGAGGAATGAGCTAGAAATTGAGTTATTAAAATATCTGCAACAGCGTCATGATCGCGTATCCGTGGAGCGTGTAGTTTCAGGAATGGGGATTGTGGCAATTTATCAGTTTTTGCGCGATCGCCAAGCTGCACCTGAATCTTCAGAGATTGCCGAAAAAGTGCGTCAATGGGAATCGGGAGATGTAGAGTCGGGAGCTGCCGCCGCGATCGCTAATGCTGCTTTAGCAAATTGTGGAATCAATAGTGAAACTAATGTTGATCATCTCGCTACACAGACAATGCAAATGTTTGTAGAAGCCTATGCTGCTGAGGTTGGAAATTTAGCTTTAAAGTTAATTCCCAAGGGAGGCATATATATTGCAGGTGGTATCGCTCCTAAGATCTTACCCTTACTTCAGGATGGCACATTTCTGCGGATTCTCAAGGGTAAGGGCAGAGTTAGTCCTGTATTAGAGGATATTCCCATTCACATTGTGCTGAATCCTGAAGTGGGGTTAATTGGCGCAATGCTTTATGGAGCAAGCTCTATTTGA
- a CDS encoding HEAT repeat domain-containing protein, producing the protein MFSNDQNLNLRNIAQQLESENSRDRLRALVSLRDLSPEDAVPLILKVIDDDNLQIRSMAVFALGLKHTEDCFPVLSKILETENDYGIRADAAGALGYLQDNRAVEPLLRAFYEDTEWLVRFSAAVSLGNLGDIRAYDALMQALESKETMLHQAAIAALGEVGDLRCVDKILRFAQSDDWLTRQRLAEALGHLKCDKSLSALNYLVKDPHPQVVTAARYAIEKFGVDSK; encoded by the coding sequence ATGTTTTCTAACGATCAGAATCTAAATTTACGCAATATTGCTCAACAGTTAGAGAGTGAAAATTCTCGCGATCGCCTCCGTGCTTTGGTATCTCTGCGAGATTTATCTCCTGAGGACGCAGTACCTTTGATTCTGAAAGTGATTGATGATGATAATTTGCAGATTCGCTCGATGGCTGTATTTGCGCTGGGATTAAAGCATACGGAAGATTGTTTCCCAGTATTGTCAAAAATACTAGAGACGGAAAATGATTACGGTATTCGTGCTGATGCCGCAGGAGCCTTGGGCTATTTACAAGACAATCGAGCAGTGGAACCCCTATTAAGGGCTTTTTACGAAGATACGGAATGGTTGGTGCGATTTAGTGCGGCGGTATCTCTAGGTAATTTAGGTGATATACGCGCTTATGATGCTTTAATGCAAGCATTGGAAAGCAAAGAAACGATGCTGCATCAAGCGGCGATCGCGGCTCTAGGTGAAGTGGGTGATTTGCGCTGTGTAGATAAGATCTTAAGGTTTGCCCAGTCCGATGATTGGTTAACTAGACAACGTTTAGCCGAAGCTTTAGGACATCTCAAGTGTGATAAGAGTTTGTCAGCTTTGAATTACCTAGTAAAAGATCCCCATCCTCAGGTGGTAACTGCTGCAAGATATGCGATCGAAAAGTTTGGAGTAGATAGCAAATAA
- a CDS encoding iron uptake porin yields MKKVSLNLAGSIGLLGVIGAVAASPAFAETTGVSQISQAMSSDPVAQNVTSVSQLSDVKPTDWAFTALQSLVERYGCIAGYPDRTFRGKQATSRYEFAAGLNACLDKINEIISAGLADKVSKEDLATLQKLQEEFAAELATLRGRVDALDAKVTKLEAQQFSTTTKLTGEAIFSVQGASGNALAPTSTNVFVSSRVRLDLNTSFTGSDLLKTRLEVGNGTTNIPGTFGAAATTGTNGVSSNVGFQTYGQDYTGLTGGTTFTLAKLRYDFNVADARVSIGPVMHAYDHIDTNSFANNEAYDFASTFFINNPLMVLINGQTGGAGAAFDWNIAKSAFTLRGLYLAGNANQPTAAAGVNQGLFGDAYQATAELEFAPKNADGDKPFAIKLQYTNGAVNNTGVNAGGVNVEWKFAKNVAVFGRYGFGTLDTRGLPANTPGSFTGLLGANAAATSLSPQTWMAGFAFPDLFKEGALAAIAVGQPFIESQIGNATQTNLELFYNFPVTNNIRITPDVQFIFNPNNVSGSTIFVGTLRTVFSF; encoded by the coding sequence ATGAAAAAAGTATCTTTGAATTTAGCTGGTAGCATTGGCTTACTAGGCGTTATTGGCGCAGTAGCCGCTAGTCCAGCTTTTGCAGAAACCACTGGTGTTTCGCAAATTAGCCAAGCGATGAGCAGCGATCCAGTTGCTCAAAATGTAACTTCAGTATCCCAACTCAGTGATGTTAAGCCTACTGATTGGGCTTTCACTGCATTGCAATCATTGGTAGAGCGTTACGGTTGTATCGCTGGCTATCCTGATCGCACTTTCCGTGGTAAGCAAGCAACCAGCCGCTATGAGTTTGCTGCTGGTTTGAATGCTTGTTTAGACAAAATCAACGAAATTATTTCCGCAGGGCTCGCTGACAAAGTTAGCAAAGAAGACCTCGCCACTTTGCAAAAGCTCCAAGAAGAGTTTGCTGCTGAACTAGCAACCCTTCGCGGTCGTGTCGATGCTCTTGATGCCAAAGTTACCAAGCTTGAAGCACAACAGTTCTCCACCACCACCAAGCTCACTGGCGAAGCTATTTTCTCCGTACAAGGTGCTAGCGGTAATGCCCTTGCTCCAACCAGCACCAACGTTTTCGTATCTAGCCGTGTTCGTTTAGACCTCAACACCAGCTTCACAGGCAGCGATCTGTTGAAGACCAGACTAGAAGTTGGTAACGGAACAACTAATATCCCTGGAACTTTTGGTGCTGCTGCAACCACTGGTACTAATGGAGTCAGCAGCAATGTTGGCTTCCAAACCTATGGTCAAGACTACACAGGTTTGACTGGTGGTACAACCTTTACATTAGCTAAATTACGTTACGACTTCAACGTTGCTGATGCTCGTGTATCGATTGGTCCCGTAATGCATGCCTATGATCACATCGACACCAACAGCTTTGCTAACAATGAAGCTTATGACTTTGCCTCTACCTTCTTCATTAACAATCCCTTGATGGTCTTGATTAATGGTCAAACTGGTGGAGCAGGTGCTGCCTTCGATTGGAATATTGCTAAGAGTGCTTTCACTCTTCGTGGTCTTTACTTAGCAGGTAATGCTAATCAGCCTACTGCTGCTGCAGGTGTTAACCAAGGTCTGTTTGGTGATGCTTACCAAGCAACGGCTGAATTGGAATTTGCGCCTAAGAATGCTGATGGCGATAAGCCCTTTGCCATTAAACTTCAGTACACCAATGGTGCAGTAAACAATACTGGTGTTAATGCTGGTGGCGTTAACGTTGAGTGGAAATTTGCCAAGAATGTAGCTGTATTTGGTCGTTATGGCTTTGGTACACTTGATACCCGAGGTCTTCCTGCAAATACTCCTGGTAGTTTCACAGGTCTACTTGGAGCTAATGCAGCAGCAACTAGCTTAAGTCCTCAAACTTGGATGGCAGGTTTCGCTTTCCCTGATTTGTTCAAGGAAGGTGCTTTAGCGGCGATCGCTGTTGGTCAGCCTTTTATCGAAAGCCAAATTGGCAATGCCACACAAACCAACTTGGAATTGTTCTACAACTTCCCTGTAACCAACAACATCCGTATTACTCCTGATGTTCAGTTTATTTTCAATCCTAACAACGTTTCTGGTAGCACCATTTTCGTTGGTACTTTGAGAACTGTATTCTCGTTCTAA
- the cobI gene encoding precorrin-2 C(20)-methyltransferase, with protein MENIIEIKAKGNLYGLGIGPGDPELLTIKAHRILTSVPVIAYPTMESGKVFARAIVADYIRPEQIEIPMPLPFSVERSSQPYYDIGAEKIAEHLEAGRDVAVLCEGEPMLYGSFMYIFNRLSKRFHTEVIPGISSTFASAAMLGAPLTFRNDVLSIMPATLEAEILRDRLAVADAAVIIKLGRHFAKLKAVLEELNLFERALYIERATLPNQVIKPIAEVDPDNVPYWAIVMIPSQTNPQ; from the coding sequence ATGGAAAACATAATCGAAATAAAAGCAAAAGGAAATTTATATGGACTGGGTATTGGACCTGGCGATCCAGAGCTATTGACGATTAAGGCGCATCGCATCTTAACCTCAGTTCCCGTGATTGCCTATCCGACGATGGAAAGTGGCAAGGTTTTTGCTAGGGCGATCGTTGCTGATTATATCCGTCCTGAACAGATCGAAATTCCGATGCCGCTTCCCTTTAGCGTAGAACGTTCTTCTCAACCCTACTACGATATCGGCGCAGAGAAAATTGCCGAACATTTAGAAGCAGGTCGTGATGTAGCTGTTCTTTGCGAAGGCGAACCGATGCTTTACGGCTCATTTATGTATATTTTTAATCGTCTTTCTAAGCGATTCCATACAGAAGTCATCCCCGGCATATCTTCCACCTTTGCCAGTGCCGCCATGCTTGGTGCGCCCCTCACTTTCCGAAATGATGTCTTGAGCATTATGCCTGCAACTTTAGAAGCGGAGATTTTACGCGATCGCCTAGCCGTTGCTGATGCCGCCGTAATTATCAAACTAGGCAGACATTTCGCCAAACTGAAGGCAGTTTTAGAAGAATTAAATCTCTTTGAACGCGCCTTGTATATCGAACGGGCAACTTTACCCAATCAAGTAATTAAGCCGATCGCTGAAGTTGATCCCGACAACGTTCCCTACTGGGCGATCGTGATGATTCCCAGCCAAACTAATCCTCAATAA
- a CDS encoding precorrin-8X methylmutase, with protein sequence MLDYIRDGNEIYRKSFATIRAEADLAILPQDLEVVAVRLIHSCGMTDIVNDLAYSEDVVKIGREALKNGANILCDAQMVANGVTRKRLPANNAVICTLNEPEVPNLAKQIGNTRSAAAMELWRSHIAGSIVAIGNAPTALFRLLELLDQGFPKPAVILGFPVGFVGAIESKAALAENSRGIPFLTIHGRRGGSAMCAAALNSLAMENEI encoded by the coding sequence ATGCTTGATTACATTCGTGATGGCAATGAAATCTATCGCAAATCCTTTGCGACTATTCGCGCTGAGGCAGATTTAGCGATCTTGCCACAGGATTTAGAAGTGGTTGCCGTGCGGCTCATTCATTCCTGTGGGATGACCGATATTGTTAATGATCTCGCCTATTCTGAAGATGTGGTTAAAATCGGTAGAGAAGCTTTGAAAAATGGTGCAAATATTCTCTGTGACGCGCAGATGGTGGCGAATGGAGTCACTCGTAAGCGTTTACCTGCGAATAATGCTGTAATTTGCACTCTCAATGAACCTGAAGTTCCCAACCTTGCCAAACAAATCGGCAACACTCGATCGGCGGCGGCGATGGAACTGTGGCGATCACATATTGCGGGATCGATTGTGGCGATCGGTAATGCGCCCACGGCATTATTTAGATTATTAGAATTACTGGATCAAGGTTTTCCGAAGCCAGCCGTTATACTAGGATTTCCTGTTGGTTTTGTCGGTGCGATCGAGTCAAAAGCGGCTTTAGCGGAAAATAGTCGTGGTATACCCTTTTTGACCATTCACGGTCGGCGTGGGGGAAGTGCGATGTGCGCCGCCGCCTTGAATTCCTTAGCGATGGAGAATGAAATATAA
- the cobG gene encoding precorrin-3B synthase, translated as MEFSQLQSTTAICPSLFNATTAQDGILSRIRLPTGLITSTQCEVLVQVVNQFGNGEIQITNRANLQIRTSQALPEEVLLDFQDYGLASSNESTDGLRNMMASPSAGIDAHAKINTIPFVKAWNFYLLQHPELAILSNKFSICFDGGEAIRVSDRPNDICLVAVEINGEIYFDLHLGLGDRGDSPVPVGVLIPHNQVLEVLAVLTEVYRIYTEQKLEKKIYSRSRPPRLRELLHDWGVEKYLDLVEQQLGYALKPSLLAPCPLGERGTRAYEHLGIHTQKQSGLFYIGMVVPLGRLTSQQLLGLANLAQQYGGGALRLTPWQNLLITDIAEADLEQVTQELLNLGLHTSPQHPYAAIAACSGYKGCKSAFTDTQADAKAIALHLEKCMQLDAPINLHFSGCDKSCAQHHASDIAIVGQASETYRVYVGDGEISFGRELYAEYAAHELPQLMERLLNIYQNQRQSLDQSFREFVNQCNLQELREVISHA; from the coding sequence TTGGAATTTTCTCAATTGCAATCTACTACAGCTATTTGTCCCAGTCTCTTTAATGCCACCACTGCCCAAGATGGCATTCTTTCGCGTATCCGTTTACCTACGGGATTAATCACTTCCACACAATGTGAAGTTCTCGTACAGGTCGTTAATCAATTTGGTAATGGTGAAATCCAAATTACTAATCGAGCCAATCTGCAAATCCGCACTAGCCAAGCTTTGCCTGAAGAAGTACTACTAGACTTTCAAGATTATGGCTTAGCCTCTAGTAACGAAAGCACAGATGGTTTACGAAATATGATGGCGAGTCCCAGTGCGGGGATCGATGCCCATGCCAAAATCAATACGATTCCATTTGTGAAAGCATGGAATTTCTATCTATTACAGCATCCCGAATTAGCGATTCTTTCTAACAAGTTCAGTATTTGTTTTGATGGCGGCGAAGCAATTAGAGTTAGCGATCGCCCCAATGATATTTGCTTAGTAGCTGTTGAAATTAATGGCGAGATTTATTTTGATTTGCATTTAGGTTTAGGCGATCGCGGTGATTCTCCAGTACCAGTTGGAGTCTTAATCCCTCATAACCAAGTCTTAGAAGTTCTTGCAGTCCTAACGGAAGTTTATCGGATATATACAGAGCAAAAGCTAGAGAAGAAGATATATTCACGATCGCGTCCTCCTAGATTAAGGGAATTGCTGCATGATTGGGGTGTAGAAAAGTATCTAGATTTGGTTGAACAGCAACTAGGTTACGCATTAAAACCCTCGCTCCTCGCCCCTTGCCCATTAGGGGAGAGGGGAACAAGAGCGTATGAACATTTAGGGATTCATACTCAAAAGCAATCGGGACTTTTCTATATTGGTATGGTTGTGCCATTAGGAAGGTTAACTTCGCAGCAATTACTAGGATTAGCAAATCTCGCTCAACAATATGGTGGTGGGGCTTTGCGGTTAACGCCTTGGCAAAATCTGCTGATTACGGATATTGCGGAAGCTGATCTGGAGCAGGTAACGCAGGAACTCTTGAACTTAGGATTGCATACTTCTCCTCAGCATCCCTATGCGGCGATCGCAGCTTGTTCTGGTTACAAAGGATGCAAATCAGCCTTTACGGATACTCAAGCCGATGCTAAGGCGATCGCCTTGCACCTAGAGAAATGTATGCAACTGGATGCTCCAATTAACTTGCATTTTTCAGGTTGCGATAAATCCTGCGCTCAGCATCATGCAAGCGACATTGCGATCGTAGGACAAGCCTCTGAAACTTATAGGGTTTATGTTGGTGATGGCGAAATTAGTTTCGGAAGAGAACTCTATGCCGAATATGCGGCTCATGAGTTGCCCCAATTAATGGAACGCTTGCTAAATATCTATCAAAACCAACGTCAAAGCCTCGATCAGAGTTTTCGTGAATTTGTGAATCAATGTAATTTGCAAGAATTAAGGGAAGTGATCAGCCATGCTTGA